Proteins encoded together in one Felis catus isolate Fca126 chromosome B3, F.catus_Fca126_mat1.0, whole genome shotgun sequence window:
- the SNRPA1 gene encoding U2 small nuclear ribonucleoprotein A': protein MVKLTAELIEQAAQYTNAVRDRELDLRGYKIPVIENLGATLDQFDAIDFSDNEIRKLDGFPLLRRLKTLLVNNNRICRIGEGLDQALPCLTELILTNNSLVELGDLDPLASLKSLTYLSILRNPVTNKKHYRLYVIYKVPQVRVLDFQKVKLKERQEAEKMFKGKRGAQLAKDIARRSKTFNPGAGLPTDKKKGGPSPGDVEAIKNAIANASTLAEVERLKGLLQSGQIPGRERRSGPTDDGEEEMEEDTVTNGS from the exons ATGGTGAAACTGACGGCGGAGCTGATCGAGCAGGCGGCGCAGTACACCAACGCTGTGCGGGACCGCGAGCTGGACCTCCGGG GGTATAAAATTCCTGTCATTGAAAATCTAGGTGCTACCTTAGACCAGTTTGATGCTATTGATTTTTCTGACAATGAAATCAGGAAACTGGATGGTTTTCCTTTGTTGAGAAGACTGAAAACATTATTAGTGAACAACAATAGAATATG ccgTATAGGTGAGGGACTTGATCAGGCTCTACCCTGCCTGACAGAGCTCATTCTCACCAACAACAGTCTCGTGGAACTG GGTGATCTGGACCCTTTGGCATCTCTCAAATCACTGACTTACCTAAG TATCCTAAGAAATCCTGTAACAAATAAGAAGCATTACAGACTGTATGTAATTTATAAAGTTCCACAAGTCAGAGTACTGGATTTCCAGAAGGTGAAACTGAAA GAGCgtcaggaagcagagaaaatgtTCAAGGGCAAACGGGGTGCACAACTTGCAAAGGATATTGCCAGGAGAAGCAAAAC tTTCAACCCAGGTGCCGGTTTGCCGACTGACAAAAAGAAAGGTGGGCCGTCTCCAGGGGATGTAGAAGCCATCAAG AATGCTATAGCAAATGCGTCAACTCTGGCTGAAGTAGAGCGGCTGAAGGGCTTGCTGCAGTCTGGTCAGATACCTGGCAGGGAACGCAGATCAG GCCCCACTGATGACGGTGAAGAGGAGATGGAAGAAGACACGGTCACGAATGGGTCCTGA